The following DNA comes from Triplophysa dalaica isolate WHDGS20190420 chromosome 10, ASM1584641v1, whole genome shotgun sequence.
agaaatcatagaaaatgataCTTATTGTTAAAAcaggttagaacattcatactgcacgtggaagcagcagtgctgcggtCATTTTGGGgccgagtctatttatgatgcgatgcttacgCGCAGTTAACGTGAGTTACGGTGCTTATGGCCAAATGCTTATAGATTCACgggaaatgtaacagttttaccattaaagcatgtatCTGATGTCAGCGGTGTTTTAATCCGCCAATGTTGACTttttatgaaaccgcaaacagacaccatggtgtgtattatatatgcatatagtagATGTTACTGTGTATTGACTATGAGGACAGGACTAATAATTGaccttttttattgattttccaAGAGCACCGCACCACACACCCCCTCACGTTCCCGTTCCCCCGGTCTGCTCATCATGAGCCGTGGCCAACCGGTGCTGAGGGGAGCAATTGCATCATGCAGTCAATCAAAACTAAGCAAATCCTTGTCTTTCATTGTAATCTTCAGAAAAACCCCACTAAATGTACACATCATGTTCACTACTAATATTATTGTATGAGACTCACACTGTGAGTGAGGGGAAAACGATTCTAAACAAACTCTCCATCTCAattcagagaaaaaaataaaacggaATATACACAGCATGCGATGTCAATAATTCCCTTCTGCTGAGCAAATCCTCGTCTTCGGTCTTCATTATCATGTGTTTTACTAACATGTCCATGTAACATACTTTATGTCGTGTGCCGAGGTATGTCAGATGAGCATAGTCGTATTTTGCGGGTGGGATATGTGggacgtaaatgtaaatgtatatatgatATGTATATCCCCAccattttctggaaaaaaatgctTTGGTTTTTAAGGGCCATTAACGTTTTAGATCGTGGGAAATGTAGGATGCATCGCTTTCTCTACTTGCCAAAGTATATACTTATATACTTCTCTATGTTTGAATGGATTAAACAACTTGATTACGAAATGATTCGAGTAGAAGAATACCTGTTTAATGTTTACTGCTTGTACCACTAGAACAGTGTGCTCGgaacatgtttaaaacacacGAATTACATCTTTTCCGGATTATATAGATATTACAACTCATATGATACATTGATTTGCTTGGTTTTGATTGACAGTGTGATGCAGTTGCTTCCCTCAGCACCGGTGGGCCACTGCTCATGAGCAGACAGTGGGAACCGGAATGCGATGTGGTGCGCTTCTCTTGGAAAAACGTTCCAGGGTCACTTTTTAGTCCTGTCCTCATAGACAATACACAGTATCATctaatatatgcatatataatacacaccatggtgtgtgtttgcggtttcataaaaaagtcaatattggcggattaaaacacaacagacatcagTATGGTAATGGTAAAACTTTCACATTTAACGTGAATCTATAAGCATTTTGGCCATAAGCACCGTAATTTATGTCACGTTAACTGCGcgtaagcatcgcatcataaatagactcggcACCAAAATGaccgcagcactgctgcttccacgtgcagtatgaatgttctaacctgttctaacactaagtttcattttctatgatttctGTTAATGAATAAGCAGGCGCTGATAACTAGTTGGGTACACGTGTAGAgaacaacagactatcctctGACAGACATCTGAACATGACGTAAAaggaactagccaatcagagagcttgtaacATGTCTCCCTCCATAGcaatttgcattgtttaacctcgttTTAGCAATGCAAGTTCCCAGAGTGTCAGGGAAATAgtaaatagagaggctaaaaGGATAAGCTAAATTACTTGGctaatcgaatagcaaatcggaaAACAAAAGGCAGTGGGGAAATGGAAATGActgattaaaacttttatttctagtttaatttgtaaatccaattatttattcctctttttaaatcgcattttcaaatagattttgaaattccactgtttaaaaaggaattcattaatgcgctttaaaattatctatttattttgtgttttatgttgatttttaagagtccctttttaatttgaagtatttattgattgattaatatttcatttattaattatttttacaatcacacatttttattgccaattaaacaatatataataaagacTTTATCATTTCgtctatttatatttgaattaaaaaatgtaattaacaaattaaaaagttaaaaaattaaaagttaaaaacaaatggattaatgcctatttttattgaagaattagttattaaaaaatgaaatgctgcATTACTTTCAGTGGTGGACGAAGTACACAAACcatgtacttgagtaaaagtagagATACCCAAGGCAAAATatgactcaagtaaaagtagaaGTGCTGTCTTtaaacttttacttgagtaaaagtacaaaagtattCGCCTTCAAATGTACTCAAGTATCCAAGTactataatttttattaaaaaaattaatataatatattttatgtgcttttcttttagCATGTCATAagaaatacagagtatatacAGAGTATATTATTTTCAGCATAGGCCTAGTTAGATCAGTCTTTGGAAGCTTTAGAAAATAACAATACCTGTTAATAAGGAGAAATCCACTCCAACAGTCAACTGTTTTAGCATTATACATGCACCAATGCAAAATTTtcttataatataatcattgtGTTCCCAACTtgtaataattactttaattagctcattgtttccttctttaaatgaatacatgatGTTAGCTATAACAGCATGATTTGTATTAtcttaaaactgtacatttagatAACTTAGACAGTCACCTCTCATAACAGatcactcaaaatatttatgtagacaaattcaagctgctttgaaactatatgtattgtgaaaaacgctaatacaaataaatgtgaattgaatcGGTGCAGCCTAGTCAAAATATAATTAAGTTAAATTccaacataaaatgttaaattcgaTTGATTCCCATTTCACAATATCAGAGCACTCAGCTTGAAAAGtttcaaattcaaatatgaaataagctGAAACAGCTAAGTTTACTTGGCTGACGACGTGTTCAATGTTCATGGTAGCGTAACAGTCTATATTCTAACCAAAATGTGTTCTGCAAGCTACTGTTAGATttatatctctttattttaaatgagtgaaattaaaatggctTACCTCTATGTGTTCTCTTATTGGAAGGAGAATTCTTGTATGAAGAAATTGTACAGGACCGAGGCAGGCAGAGAAGGCACTTAAAAATTAAAGACTCGTTCTTCTTTTCAACGATGGGTTTTGAGCAAGGTTAGATTCTGCAGTTTCTTCCATGATTTCACTAAAGATATTGCcagtcgaaatgttatgttgttgcAGACAGTTGCACTGAATCTGATGTGTTTAATAGTATTTTCGCGCTAAGTAGATAACGTGACCAAGGCGACAACGGGGGCAAAACAATACAAGTTCAAAATAAAGCGTGCGATGTTCTGTGATTAGTGGCTCGTTTTACCAGTTAAGTTTTTActgacttataaataaaaaggaacgacagattttgaaaatgtagtagagtaaaaagtaagatatttgactTTAAAATGTAGTGGAGTTAAAGTAAAAGTCTCCGAAAATTGAAGTACTTGAGTAAAGTAAagatacacaaaaaaactacttaagtacagtaacgaATTACATTTACTTCGTTACTGTCCACCACTGATTACTTTACACAagactctcctggtcctccataaCTACCAGACTGTATTTGACATTCATTCAATTGCATTAAGCAAAATTTCTAACCGGCAGTTTTTATGCGAACAAATAATGGATTCACTAATATTACCTACAAATTTGTCGGACATTTTTGCAGTGACAAACAACAATGTGATGGTGATTTTAAAAGATGTCTTAGTTTCTCAGGAATCAAGTTCAAAGAGTGCATGCAAACATGCAAATACTGTTTGCAGCGACGGTACCTGGAAAAGCTCTTGGAATGATGGATGTACCATAGGGTTGGGCACAAAGGGAAAGGCGTAAAACGGCAGGAATTCTGTGGTCTGGCTCAATGCTGCCCCTCTAGTCTCCAGGTAGTGTTTGAAGTGTGTAATTCTGTTGTCAAACTCAGATTTATCCTgcaataaaatatgacatttcacAAATTGCATCTTGATCAAAAGCTTATAACATTGAATCCACACATGCAaagttcaactgaacaaaaggTTAAGAAATGCCTTCTGGAATATTTGGTTTTGTGAGGACCTCTGTTGGTCAAACAGGAGGCATCCATTCATTGTATTAACCAATTCTatgaaacatacacacacaaataattctctatatattttatagtatatatacgttttataaatatatatgttataacCATctcatacaataaaaatacacttaCATGACTTCCGCCGGGGAACTTCAGTGGGTATATTGTGAAATGAATTTTTAGGTAGAATTCCAATTTCTGGGCAACTTGGTCAAAATCACAGATTTCTGAAGGAATATTTTTAGCCCACAGCTCGAAGAAAACCTTGTGGTCTCCATCATTAAATGAGCTGATGAAATCATcctacagaaaaataaatatatgaatataattatATGAATCAAAAGAGgctttaaaaagttaaaacttGCATAAACTGTCTAGGAAAACTAGAGTGATAGTTAACATGTATGACATAAAAAACACTCTCACGTGAATAATGATGATTTTGGAGTCTCTGCAAGAAGATCCTGAAGTCTTGAGAACAGGTTTTCCCTTGcgtttcatttctttttcaaacaCTTTTACAGTGTCTTCGAACCCTGCAAACCTTAGATACTGTAAACCATTTCATTGTTTGTTATTACGCCCGCTACACTCATAAAATTCTTCCATCTATCATAATATTCAGTAATAAGACCTTACCTCACTGATCATTGACAGCATATCACTTTCACATGCTAGATGTTCTCCCATATTCTGATATTTTCCCGAGCACATTGGTTTAACCTCTGTTCAGCAAAATAACACGAAATATTAAGTTGATTTAAAAGCAAGATTTTACTCATCCGTCTAATATAGGcacattgaaaaataaacagatttaacaAATGCGTCACTGTAACCATACAACAAAAATCGTCAGATTAAACGCAACCCAAACTTGTTAGAATCAAGAGAAAGTATACGAGCTGCcgaaaatattacaatttttttagaTAGAGTAGAATAGGCATATATAAATAGCTGTACGTTACGCCAGCTGGAGTGCTGCACTGTAGATCCGTTAACagtttaaaaatgatgaaactCACATCAGTGAAGTTATTTTTCCCTTTCAGCAGTCACTGAACACATCTGTCCGTGTTTCCGTATTAAATACGTTAGATATATTAGACAACAACAGCGATTTATGTAGGACAAAAAGTAGCTGTTTGGCTAACCAAGACGGTAACCATGAGCATGACGCTTTCTCTTAGCAACCGTGGCGAAACTGCCGGTTGAAGTATAAATCTGTCGTAATTTTTTAATGACCTaacgttatgttttttaaatatgctgtATTCACAGCAAATGCAAATGATagatacaaaacaataaaacattactttattatttctgtctaggtaacacaatatttaattcaCTTTTCCACTgcatacatacaaaaatactaaTACACAATATAACTCTCAGGAAAATGgaatttataataatatcattggcatgtttattataatctcatttgcttgttttactttaaataaatgttttacattgttcTATCCGTattcataatattaaataaaaaaatcagaacgcgacatttaataaatttaaatggcttttatgttttcatgtgaattttatataatatggcacaaataattgcatttttctatataattttattttgctttttgtaACCCGGAAGTTATACGCCGTCACGTTACAGAGGTGAAGCACATTGTTCCGCGGCATGTTTCATTTTGAATGAGAGTAAACTATCGctaaatctgtttgtttttcatttatttgtacattcAATTCTTAAATTATAAAGCGGAACAATCCTACAGTTTGGTGAAATAAGACTTTTGCATTAAGCGTGCACTTTTTGTTTTAAGCGTAGACTCTAACGTTATTTACTGAAGCGATCCCTAAAAGACAGTGGGAATCTCGCATACAGACGGATCttagtgttgtttatttctaaTTATCATTCTCTTTATTGTGGCAGTATAGTTCAGCACTAGATTTGgattaagtttattatttaaattcgTGAAAAGATGGCTGGGATTCTGTTTGAGGATATCTTTGACGTCAAGGATATAGATCCAGATGGGAAAAAGTTTGATAGAGGtgagataaaaaatatttaaatgataattatTTAAGTCATTTATTATAGATAATAATTTACGAATCcacatgttttgttgttttagtttCTCGTCTTCACTGTGAAAGTGAGTCTTTCAAAATGGACCTGATCCTTGATGTAAACATTCAAATTTATCCTGTTGACCTTGGTAAGTCTATATTGCTTATTTGTATCCTCTGGTGTGtttgacaaatgtttttaatcttgCTTGTGTCATTGAAGAGGTTGGATTGAGGCATGTTACTGATACACAAAATATGGAATTTGTTATTATATATTGCATGACTATGTAAGCATGTAAAAACTTGAATGACTGGCCCCAGACCTGCcagaagtaaaaaataaacgtaCTGTTTAGCCCAGCATTCTTACAtcatcatattttctttttgcagGTGATAAATTCAGGTTGGTGATAGCAAACACATTGTATGAGGATGGAACGCCAGATGATGGGGAATACAACCCTCAAGATGACAGGCCATCCAGGTAGCATGTGTCTTTAAAGTTCTGACTGgaatattacatttatgctCACAGACTTGTTTTTGTTGTGCTTCTGTTTGGCTTGCAGGGCTGATCAGTTTGATTACGTCATGTATGGCAAGGTTTATAGGATCGAGGGGGATGAGACATCTACAGAAGCAGCCACTCGCCtgtaagtgtccttattatcaATTTCTCCATTCTTTATCTACTTTCATAGATTTCCTCAACAACATCAAGACGTCAAAATGAACAAGGCAAAGTGAATATCTTGCTACATGCCACCATTTTTCTTGCAACATGATTTGCCTTCACCATATCATTTTTCATGGTTTTCTAAGCGGTTAGTAGGActacaaataacaaaattcaaattacatattttttccaaaacTACAATAACTTCTGTTGTAAATAcaagtttaaaagtaaaaaaaatcaagattgaATTTATCTTGTATGTAAATTGGATAGGTCTACAATCCATAAAATTCTAAATACAGTacacataattgtttttttacatttacatttagacatttggcagacgcttttatccaaagcgacttacattgctttatcctatacattttacataggtatttgcaatcccctgggatcgaacccacaaccttgcgttgttaacgcagtGCGAaaaaccactgagctacaggaaagcttgttttttttgtaattgtttttttattgtgatagATAATGCCACAATATGAAGTTATACCCATTGTTTAATACATACATATGTATTATGTGTTGCTGCAGGGTCTAAAATGACAACTTCCTAAATACATGTTGCTTTCACTACAAAAATTAAACTGGACAGTTGACTGCATTTACAGTTATTTAATCATATAATTTCACCGTCATGTTGCCAATGTAATATTTTTGAATGATTTTGTGTCTCTTTACAGATCTGCATATGTATCCTATGGAGGCCTTCTGATGCGACTCCAAGGAGATGCAAACAATTTGCATGGATTCGAAGTGGACTCCAGAGTGTATCTACTGATAAAGAAACTTGCTTTCTAAATGATGTTGAGTTGATCTCATGGAACTTTTAGAAACGCTTGTTTCTGAGTAGTGAAAAAAAAGCCTTTTATACGAATagtgttttcttttcatgaGAAAAGGATTTTGTCCAATATATCTGGAAACTGATCAATAActtatgcaaaaaaacaaacatatttgattaaatgtgttagaaaagttttttttgtcatttaccaAATGTACATTCTGAACCCGAATAATAAGTTCACATACATGCAACATTACATATATGTTATTGTTTAGCTTTAAActgtttcaaaataaatgtaaattttcttttagttacatttagtcatttatagCATTTTTGGGGGGTTAACACTTTACCACTAATACGTTTTTGGTAGCAGATAACCTGGAGGCTGATGTTGCATACACACAAAATGAGCATTGAAATGCATGTGTTAAAAATCCATgcagaatttatttaaaaaaaattaactgagGTGTAGACGTGGACATTATACTTACAGTATACTCTTGGCTGTGTACGCacgttttaaagggatagtaaactcaaaaatttgaattttgtcctcatttacacacatcacaagttattccaaatctatata
Coding sequences within:
- the polr2h gene encoding DNA-directed RNA polymerases I, II, and III subunit RPABC3, producing the protein MAGILFEDIFDVKDIDPDGKKFDRVSRLHCESESFKMDLILDVNIQIYPVDLGDKFRLVIANTLYEDGTPDDGEYNPQDDRPSRADQFDYVMYGKVYRIEGDETSTEAATRLSAYVSYGGLLMRLQGDANNLHGFEVDSRVYLLIKKLAF